The proteins below are encoded in one region of Streptomyces ficellus:
- a CDS encoding SPFH domain-containing protein, with protein MTTNDRADRAALAEDLPDMPAPRVREFAAQSIGGGLALLLGLAGLAAGVCMVVAGAASGSAGLKVALIVAGVLVVIASFLAMCGLNMVAPGEARVVQLFGRYRGTIRTDGLRWVNPFTSRMKISTRVRNHETPVLKVNDAYGNPIELAAVVVWRVEDTAQAMFEVDDFRVFVSTQTEAAVRHIAIEYPYDAHDEAELSLRGNAEEITEKLAAELHARVKAAGVRIIESRFTHLAYAPEIASAMLQRQQAGAVVAARRQIVDGAVGMVEAALDRLEERDIVELDPERKAAMVSNLMVVLCGDRAAQPVLNTGTLYQ; from the coding sequence ATGACGACGAACGACCGCGCCGACCGCGCCGCACTCGCGGAGGACCTGCCCGACATGCCCGCGCCACGCGTACGCGAGTTCGCGGCGCAGAGCATCGGCGGCGGGCTGGCCCTGCTGCTCGGCCTCGCCGGCCTGGCGGCCGGTGTCTGCATGGTGGTCGCGGGCGCGGCCAGCGGTTCGGCGGGCCTGAAGGTGGCACTGATCGTGGCCGGGGTCCTGGTCGTGATCGCCTCCTTCCTCGCGATGTGCGGGCTGAACATGGTGGCGCCCGGCGAGGCCCGGGTGGTGCAGCTCTTCGGCCGGTACCGGGGCACGATCCGCACCGACGGGCTGCGCTGGGTCAACCCGTTCACCTCGCGCATGAAGATCTCGACCCGGGTGCGCAACCACGAGACGCCGGTGCTGAAGGTCAACGACGCGTACGGCAACCCGATCGAGCTCGCCGCGGTGGTCGTGTGGAGGGTCGAGGACACCGCGCAGGCGATGTTCGAGGTCGACGACTTCCGGGTGTTCGTCTCCACGCAGACGGAGGCGGCCGTACGGCACATCGCGATCGAGTACCCCTATGACGCGCACGACGAGGCGGAACTGTCCCTGCGCGGCAACGCCGAGGAGATCACCGAGAAGCTGGCCGCCGAGCTCCACGCGCGCGTGAAGGCGGCCGGCGTCCGCATCATCGAGTCCCGCTTCACGCACCTCGCGTACGCCCCGGAGATCGCGTCCGCGATGCTCCAGCGCCAGCAGGCGGGCGCGGTCGTCGCCGCGCGGCGGCAGATCGTCGACGGCGCGGTCGGCATGGTCGAGGCGGCGCTGGACCGGCTGGAGGAACGGGACATCGTGGAGCTCGACCCGGAGCGCAAGGCCGCGATGGTCTCCAACCTGATGGTGGTCCTGTGCGGCGACCGGGCGGCCCAGCCGGTGCTGAACACGGGCACGCTGTACCAGTGA
- a CDS encoding ABC transporter ATP-binding protein → MTALLRAERIGKAYGPTPALVDVDLTVRAGEVVAVMGPSGSGKSTLLHCLAGIVRPDTGTVRYDGRDLTALSDARRSALRRSEFGFVFQFGRLVPELSCAENVALPLRLNGRRRKPAEREALAWLERLEAADVGGKRPGEVSGGQAQRVAVARALVTAPRVVFADEPTGALDSLNGERVMQLLGDAARDTGAAVVLVTHEARVAAYADREVVVRDGRIRDLAPAR, encoded by the coding sequence ATGACCGCGCTGCTGCGGGCCGAGCGGATCGGCAAGGCGTACGGCCCGACCCCGGCACTGGTGGACGTCGACCTCACCGTCCGCGCCGGCGAGGTCGTCGCGGTCATGGGCCCCTCGGGGTCCGGCAAGTCGACCCTGCTGCACTGCCTGGCCGGCATCGTCCGCCCCGACACCGGGACCGTCCGTTACGACGGCCGCGACCTGACCGCCCTGTCCGACGCCCGGCGCAGCGCGCTGCGCCGGAGCGAGTTCGGGTTCGTGTTCCAGTTCGGCCGGCTCGTCCCCGAGCTGTCCTGCGCCGAGAACGTCGCCCTGCCGCTCCGTCTGAACGGGCGGCGCCGCAAGCCCGCCGAGCGCGAGGCCCTCGCGTGGCTGGAGCGCCTGGAGGCCGCCGACGTCGGCGGGAAGCGCCCCGGCGAGGTGTCGGGCGGCCAGGCCCAGCGCGTCGCCGTGGCCCGCGCGCTCGTCACGGCGCCGCGCGTCGTCTTCGCCGACGAGCCGACCGGCGCCCTCGACTCGCTCAACGGCGAGCGCGTGATGCAGCTGCTCGGTGACGCCGCCCGGGACACCGGCGCGGCGGTGGTCCTCGTCACGCACGAGGCCCGCGTCGCCGCGTACGCGGACCGCGAGGTCGTCGTACGTGACGGCCGCATACGCGACCTGGCACCCGCCCGATGA
- a CDS encoding alkyl hydroperoxide reductase encodes MALDELKSAIPDYAKDLKLNLGSVIGNSELPQQQLWGTVLACAIASRSPKVLRELEPEAKANLSPEAYQAAKSAAAIMAMNNVFYRTRHLLSDPEYGTMRAGLRMNVIGNPGVEKVDFELWSLAVSAINGCGMCLDSHEQVLRKAGVDRDTVQEAFKIASVIQAVGATLDAEAVLSEAVPAV; translated from the coding sequence ATGGCCCTCGACGAGCTGAAGTCCGCCATACCGGACTACGCCAAGGACCTGAAGCTGAACCTCGGCTCGGTCATCGGCAACAGCGAGCTCCCGCAGCAGCAGCTGTGGGGCACGGTCCTGGCCTGCGCGATCGCCTCGCGCTCGCCGAAGGTCCTGCGCGAGCTGGAGCCCGAGGCCAAGGCGAACCTCTCGCCCGAGGCGTACCAGGCGGCCAAGTCCGCCGCCGCCATCATGGCGATGAACAACGTCTTCTACCGCACGCGCCACCTGCTCTCCGACCCGGAGTACGGGACGATGCGCGCCGGTCTGCGGATGAACGTCATCGGCAACCCGGGCGTGGAGAAGGTCGACTTCGAGCTGTGGTCGCTCGCCGTCTCCGCGATCAACGGCTGCGGCATGTGCCTCGACTCGCACGAGCAGGTGCTGCGCAAGGCCGGTGTCGACCGCGACACGGTCCAGGAGGCGTTCAAGATCGCCTCGGTGATCCAGGCGGTCGGCGCGACGCTCGACGCCGAGGCCGTCCTCTCCGAGGCCGTCCCGGCGGTGTAG
- a CDS encoding LysR substrate-binding domain-containing protein, with protein sequence MVSIYKGKQPSLAQLRAFAAVAEHLHFRDAAAAIGMSQPALSGAVSALEEALGVQLLERTTRKVLLSPAGERLAVRARAVLDAVGKLMEEAEAAHAPFTGVLRLGVIPTVAPYLLPTVLRLVHERYPALDLQVHEEQTSSLLEGLAAGRLDLLLLAVPLGVPGVTELPLFDEDFVLVTPEDHWLGGRTDIPRDALRELRLLLLDEGHCLRDQALDICREAGREDGAAVTTTAAGLSTLVQLVAGGLGVTLLPRTAVTVETGRTDHLVTGWFADPAPSRRVALAMRTGAARQAEFEELADALREAMRALPVRVLGAEG encoded by the coding sequence GTGGTGTCCATATATAAGGGTAAGCAGCCCAGTCTGGCCCAGCTCCGGGCGTTCGCGGCGGTGGCCGAGCACCTGCACTTCCGGGACGCCGCAGCCGCGATCGGCATGAGCCAGCCGGCCCTCTCGGGCGCGGTTTCGGCCCTCGAAGAGGCACTCGGTGTCCAGTTGCTGGAGCGCACGACGCGCAAGGTGCTGCTCTCGCCGGCGGGCGAGCGGCTCGCGGTGCGGGCCCGGGCCGTGCTGGACGCGGTCGGGAAGCTCATGGAGGAGGCCGAGGCCGCGCACGCGCCGTTCACCGGCGTGCTGCGGCTCGGGGTGATCCCCACCGTCGCGCCCTACCTGCTGCCGACCGTGCTGCGACTGGTCCACGAGCGGTACCCGGCGCTCGACCTCCAGGTCCACGAGGAGCAGACCTCGTCCCTGCTGGAGGGACTGGCCGCCGGGCGGCTCGACCTGCTCCTCCTCGCCGTCCCCCTGGGCGTACCCGGTGTCACCGAACTGCCCCTGTTCGACGAGGACTTCGTCCTGGTCACGCCCGAGGACCACTGGCTGGGCGGGCGCACCGACATCCCCCGCGACGCGCTGCGCGAGCTGCGGCTGCTGCTCCTCGACGAGGGGCACTGCCTGCGCGACCAGGCGCTCGACATCTGCCGCGAGGCGGGGCGCGAGGACGGCGCGGCGGTCACCACCACCGCAGCCGGCCTGTCCACGCTGGTCCAGCTGGTCGCCGGCGGCCTCGGGGTGACCCTGCTGCCGCGTACTGCCGTGACGGTCGAGACCGGTCGCACCGACCACCTGGTCACCGGCTGGTTCGCCGACCCGGCCCCCTCCCGCCGCGTCGCGCTCGCCATGCGCACGGGCGCCGCCCGCCAGGCCGAGTTCGAGGAGCTGGCGGACGCGCTGCGCGAGGCGATGCGGGCCCTCCCGGTCCGGGTGCTGGGGGCCGAGGGCTGA
- a CDS encoding transglycosylase SLT domain-containing protein, with protein sequence MLEGNRVSRISVRGFAVASATAVTTVGAVVGVASGDTQPSNDNIEAAAADATLLADIPVGQQAQVQVSSLTQQAEAQAAAADSAAQKSAEEAARIQAAKDAQAKKAAADEEAAKAEKAKAEEERKQREAEERASRDEVRSASSFAPQSSYSVSEVQAMARQMVPGDQFQCFSNIVDHESTWNYRAQNPSSGAYGLVQALPGSKMASAGADWQTNPATQIKWGLNYMNERYGSPCGAWDFWQANNWY encoded by the coding sequence ATGCTGGAAGGAAACCGTGTGAGCCGGATCTCGGTCCGGGGATTCGCGGTGGCTTCGGCCACTGCGGTCACCACCGTCGGCGCCGTCGTGGGCGTCGCTTCGGGCGACACCCAGCCCTCGAACGACAACATCGAGGCCGCTGCCGCCGACGCGACCCTCCTCGCGGACATCCCTGTCGGCCAGCAGGCCCAGGTACAGGTCTCGTCGCTGACGCAGCAGGCAGAGGCCCAGGCCGCCGCCGCGGACTCGGCGGCGCAGAAGTCCGCCGAGGAAGCCGCGCGCATCCAGGCCGCCAAGGACGCCCAGGCCAAGAAGGCCGCCGCGGACGAGGAAGCCGCCAAGGCCGAGAAGGCCAAGGCGGAGGAGGAGCGCAAGCAGCGCGAGGCCGAGGAGCGGGCCAGCCGCGACGAGGTCCGCAGTGCCTCCAGCTTCGCCCCGCAGTCCTCGTACAGCGTCTCCGAGGTCCAGGCGATGGCCCGTCAGATGGTGCCGGGCGACCAGTTCCAGTGCTTCAGCAACATCGTGGACCACGAGTCCACCTGGAACTACCGCGCGCAGAACCCGTCCTCGGGCGCGTACGGCCTGGTCCAGGCGCTCCCCGGCTCCAAGATGGCCTCCGCCGGCGCCGACTGGCAGACCAACCCCGCCACGCAGATCAAGTGGGGCCTGAACTACATGAACGAGCGCTACGGCAGCCCCTGCGGCGCCTGGGACTTCTGGCAGGCCAACAACTGGTACTAG
- a CDS encoding peroxiredoxin: MLTVGDQFPTYDLTACVSLESGKEFAQIDHKSYEGKWRVVFFWPKDFTFVCPTEIAAFGKLNDEFADRDAQILGVSGDSEFVHHAWRKDHADLRDLPFPMLADSKHELMRDCGVEGEDGFAQRAVFIVDPNNEIQFTMVTAGSVGRNPKEVLRVLDALQTDELCPCNWKSGEETLDPVKLLAGE; the protein is encoded by the coding sequence GTGCTCACTGTCGGTGACCAGTTCCCCACGTACGACCTGACCGCCTGTGTGTCGCTGGAGAGCGGCAAGGAGTTCGCGCAGATCGACCACAAGTCCTACGAGGGCAAGTGGCGCGTGGTGTTCTTCTGGCCGAAGGACTTCACCTTCGTCTGCCCCACCGAGATCGCCGCCTTCGGCAAGCTGAACGACGAGTTCGCCGACCGTGACGCCCAGATCCTCGGCGTCTCCGGCGACTCCGAGTTCGTGCACCACGCCTGGCGCAAGGACCACGCCGACCTGCGTGACCTGCCCTTCCCGATGCTCGCGGACTCGAAGCACGAGCTGATGCGCGACTGCGGCGTCGAGGGCGAGGACGGCTTCGCGCAGCGTGCCGTCTTCATCGTCGACCCCAACAACGAGATCCAGTTCACCATGGTGACCGCCGGCTCCGTCGGCCGTAACCCCAAGGAGGTCCTGCGGGTGCTGGACGCCCTGCAGACCGACGAGCTGTGCCCGTGCAACTGGAAGTCGGGCGAAGAGACCCTGGACCCGGTCAAGCTCCTGGCCGGTGAGTGA
- a CDS encoding isoprenyl transferase, producing the protein MNLRDLVYRLYARRVEGRLDHAQVPKHIGVILDGNRRWAKASGGTPEQGHKAGASKIQELLGWCAETDVEVVTLWMLSTDNLNRPEEQLVPLLGIIENAVRDLAADGRWRVHHVGTMDLLPARTQAVLKEAQEATRDRTGILVNVAVGYGGRQEIADAVRSLLLEHADKGTSFEELAEIVDVEHISEHLYTRGQPDPDLVIRTSGEQRLSGFMLWQSAHSEYYFCEVHWPAFRKVDFLRALRDYAARHRRYGT; encoded by the coding sequence GTGAACTTGCGCGACCTGGTGTACAGGCTCTACGCACGCCGGGTGGAGGGCCGCCTCGACCACGCCCAGGTGCCCAAGCACATCGGCGTCATCCTCGATGGGAACCGCCGCTGGGCGAAGGCGTCCGGAGGCACTCCGGAGCAGGGGCACAAGGCCGGCGCGAGCAAGATCCAGGAGCTGCTGGGCTGGTGCGCCGAGACGGACGTCGAGGTCGTCACGCTCTGGATGCTGTCCACCGACAACCTCAACCGGCCCGAGGAGCAGCTGGTGCCGCTCCTCGGCATCATCGAGAACGCGGTCCGCGACCTCGCCGCCGACGGCCGGTGGCGCGTCCACCACGTCGGCACGATGGACCTGCTGCCCGCCCGTACGCAGGCGGTGCTGAAGGAGGCCCAGGAGGCCACCCGCGACCGCACCGGGATACTGGTGAACGTCGCCGTCGGCTACGGCGGCCGCCAGGAGATCGCGGACGCGGTCCGCTCGCTGCTGCTGGAGCACGCCGACAAGGGCACGAGCTTCGAGGAGCTCGCCGAGATCGTCGACGTCGAGCACATCTCGGAGCACCTGTACACGCGCGGGCAGCCCGACCCGGACCTGGTGATCCGCACCAGCGGCGAGCAGCGCCTGTCGGGCTTCATGCTCTGGCAGAGCGCCCACTCGGAGTACTACTTCTGCGAGGTCCACTGGCCGGCCTTCCGCAAGGTCGACTTCCTCCGCGCGTTGCGCGACTACGCCGCCCGCCACCGGCGCTACGGCACCTGA
- a CDS encoding PhoH family protein: MVNSTKRRNDRRTYVLDTSVLLADPGAMARFEEHEVVLPIVVVTELEAKRHHPELGYFARQALRLLDDFRIRHGRLDAPLPVGDFGGTLRVELNHSDPGVLPAGYRLGDNDSRILAVARNLQAEGYDVTVVSKDLPLRIKASSVGLLAEEYRAELAITDSGWTGMSELTLSAEQVDLLFTEERLYVPEAAELPVHTGLVLQSERGKALGRVTAEGNVRLVRGDREAFGIRGRSAEQRIALDLLLDPDVGILSMGGRAGTGKSALALCAGLEAVLERRQHQKVMVFRPLYAVGGQELGYLPGTEAEKMSPWAQAVFDTLSAVAGREVIEEVLSRGMLEVLPLTHIRGRSLHDAFVIVDEAQSLERNVLLTVLSRIGANSRVVLTHDVAQRDNLRVGRYDGVVAVVEKLKGHPLFAHVTLTRSERSQIAALVTEMLEDGQI; encoded by the coding sequence GTGGTGAACAGCACAAAGCGCCGCAACGACAGGCGCACCTACGTTCTCGACACCAGCGTCCTGCTGGCCGATCCCGGCGCCATGGCCCGCTTCGAGGAGCACGAAGTCGTGCTCCCGATCGTGGTCGTCACGGAGCTGGAGGCCAAGAGGCACCACCCGGAGCTGGGCTACTTCGCCCGGCAGGCGCTGCGCCTGCTGGACGACTTCCGGATCCGGCACGGCCGCCTCGACGCCCCGCTCCCCGTCGGGGACTTCGGCGGGACCCTGCGGGTCGAGCTCAACCACTCGGATCCCGGCGTGCTCCCGGCCGGCTACCGCCTCGGTGACAACGACTCACGGATCCTGGCCGTCGCGCGCAACCTCCAGGCCGAGGGGTACGACGTCACCGTCGTGTCGAAGGACCTGCCCCTGCGCATCAAGGCGTCCTCCGTGGGCCTCCTCGCCGAGGAGTACCGGGCGGAGCTCGCCATCACGGACTCCGGCTGGACCGGAATGTCCGAACTGACCCTGTCCGCCGAGCAGGTCGACCTGCTGTTCACGGAGGAGAGGCTGTACGTCCCGGAGGCGGCCGAGCTGCCCGTGCACACCGGGCTGGTCCTCCAGTCCGAGCGGGGCAAGGCGCTCGGCAGGGTCACCGCGGAGGGGAACGTCCGCCTGGTCAGGGGCGACCGGGAGGCGTTCGGCATCCGCGGCCGCAGCGCCGAGCAGCGGATCGCGCTCGACCTGCTCCTGGACCCGGACGTCGGCATCCTCTCGATGGGCGGCCGGGCGGGCACCGGCAAGTCGGCGCTCGCGCTGTGCGCCGGCCTGGAGGCGGTCCTGGAGCGCCGGCAGCACCAGAAGGTGATGGTCTTCCGGCCGCTGTACGCGGTCGGCGGCCAGGAACTCGGCTACCTCCCGGGCACCGAGGCCGAGAAGATGAGCCCCTGGGCGCAGGCGGTGTTCGACACGCTGTCGGCGGTGGCGGGGCGCGAGGTCATCGAGGAGGTGCTGAGCCGGGGCATGCTGGAGGTCCTCCCGCTCACCCACATCCGGGGCCGCTCGCTGCACGACGCGTTCGTCATCGTCGACGAGGCGCAGTCCCTCGAACGCAACGTCCTGCTGACCGTGTTGTCCCGTATCGGGGCGAATTCCCGAGTCGTACTGACGCACGACGTGGCGCAGCGCGACAACCTCCGGGTCGGCCGGTACGACGGAGTCGTCGCCGTGGTCGAGAAACTGAAGGGGCATCCGCTCTTCGCGCACGTCACCCTGACCCGCTCGGAGCGTTCGCAGATCGCCGCCCTCGTGACCGAAATGCTGGAGGACGGTCAGATTTAA
- a CDS encoding AI-2E family transporter codes for MSKVPGWLGRLGAGLTRMGQRLDERRAAGESGQEPGDEPAAVPDSVPAPPTYAPAVAARPDPVDAIPWGMRVAAEAGWRLLVLAGTLWVLMKAISEVQLVVLAFVAALLITALLQPTVARLRTFGLPRGLATAVTAITGFVIMGLVGWFVVWQVMDNLGDISDRVRDGIDELKAWLLDSPFHVTEQQINDIAKNLSDTIGTNTEEITTAGLQGVTVMVEILTGILLTMFSTLFLLYDGKKVWTWWLKLVPAQARPGVAGAGPRAWRTLTAYVRGTVIVALIDAIFIGLGIYFLDVPLAVPLGVFIFLFSFIPLVGAVVSGALAVIVALVTQGVFTALMVLLVVLAVQQIEGHVLQPFILGRAVRVHPLAVVLAVASGGLVAGIGGAVVAVPLVAVTNTVVGYLRAYSQEQALRAAPVAHGSTVHNGTGTPPAKGDAPREGE; via the coding sequence ATGTCGAAAGTGCCAGGGTGGCTCGGCAGACTGGGAGCCGGCCTGACCCGGATGGGACAGCGGTTGGACGAGCGCCGAGCCGCGGGCGAGTCCGGGCAGGAGCCCGGCGACGAGCCGGCCGCCGTACCGGACAGCGTTCCCGCGCCCCCCACGTACGCCCCCGCCGTCGCCGCACGGCCGGATCCTGTCGACGCCATCCCCTGGGGGATGCGGGTCGCCGCGGAGGCGGGCTGGCGGCTGCTGGTCCTCGCGGGCACCCTGTGGGTGCTGATGAAGGCCATCAGCGAGGTCCAGCTGGTGGTCCTCGCCTTCGTCGCCGCGTTGCTGATCACCGCCCTGCTCCAGCCCACCGTGGCCCGGCTTCGGACCTTCGGCCTGCCGCGCGGGCTCGCCACGGCCGTCACCGCCATCACCGGCTTCGTCATCATGGGGCTGGTCGGCTGGTTCGTCGTCTGGCAGGTGATGGACAACCTGGGCGACATCTCCGACCGCGTCCGTGACGGCATCGACGAACTCAAGGCGTGGCTGCTGGACAGCCCGTTCCACGTCACCGAGCAGCAGATCAACGACATCGCCAAGAACCTCAGCGACACGATCGGGACGAACACCGAGGAGATCACCACCGCCGGCCTCCAGGGCGTGACCGTCATGGTGGAGATCCTCACCGGCATCCTGCTGACGATGTTCTCCACGCTCTTCCTGCTGTACGACGGCAAGAAGGTGTGGACCTGGTGGCTGAAACTGGTCCCCGCCCAGGCCCGTCCCGGCGTCGCGGGCGCCGGCCCGCGCGCCTGGCGCACCCTCACCGCCTATGTGCGCGGAACGGTGATCGTCGCGCTGATCGACGCCATCTTCATCGGCCTCGGCATCTACTTCCTCGACGTGCCGCTCGCCGTGCCGCTGGGCGTGTTCATCTTCCTGTTCTCCTTCATCCCACTGGTCGGAGCGGTCGTCTCGGGCGCGCTCGCGGTGATCGTCGCGCTGGTGACCCAGGGCGTGTTCACCGCGCTGATGGTGCTCCTGGTGGTGCTCGCGGTCCAGCAGATCGAGGGCCACGTGCTCCAGCCGTTCATCCTGGGACGCGCGGTACGGGTGCACCCCCTCGCGGTCGTCCTCGCCGTCGCCTCGGGCGGTCTGGTCGCCGGGATCGGCGGCGCCGTAGTGGCGGTCCCGCTGGTCGCCGTCACCAACACGGTTGTCGGCTACCTGCGCGCGTACAGCCAGGAACAGGCGCTGCGCGCCGCCCCCGTGGCGCACGGGTCCACGGTCCACAACGGAACCGGGACGCCGCCCGCGAAGGGGGACGCGCCCCGGGAGGGCGAGTGA
- a CDS encoding ABC transporter permease has product MIRDLLLGARFAVTGGRAGWVRTVLTALGVGAGVTLLLLAASVPSVLDGRDARHQARDLTSSESDAPRSDRSFLYAATSTLFHDRPVRGMLLRPDGAGAPAPPGVDAVPGPGKMVVSPALGRLLASPEGALLKARLPYDAGGGIGEEGLVGPGELVYYAYGGDLTAATADGRAAAFGHNVGADRPSSAFLLLLIVVACVVLLLPVLVFVATAARFGGEQRDRRLAALRLVGADVATTRRIAAGESLEGALMGLLVGAGLFAVARLFAGRVTVWDVNAFPADVTPVPALAALVGVVVPLCAVVVTLVALRGVVIEPLGVARQSTPRPRRVWWRLLLVVAGLALLLAAGPVTFAETSLDVAPVAAGALLALTGVTTLLPWLTETVVRWLRGGPVPWQLAVRRLQMGSGTAARAVSGIVVAAAGAIALQMLFGAVQSDFMRPTNMDEARAQLSLRGHGNGADEPRELIRELSAAKGVTGVSAILETSVRRPGPVRAGEDFAPSTSLTVADCPSLRELAHLPSCRDGDVFIARAPGGDGPDDAYLAETARPGATVDLRGEGGTPLLWRVPGDARTVDGRRDPMGWGAFGVLATPSAIDARTLDRPTLAAWAVLDPAVPDAAEHARNAAAGISPLIQVDTIQNMERDQRFTSVRQGVFACATLTMALVAVSLLVSMVEQLRDRRRLLSVLVAFGTRRSTLAWSVLWQTAVPVALGMVLAVAGGLGLGCLLLRMIGKSVTDWGVFWPVTGVGAALIMAVTLLSLPPLWRMMRPDGLRTE; this is encoded by the coding sequence ATGATCCGCGACCTCCTCCTCGGTGCGCGGTTCGCGGTGACCGGCGGGCGGGCCGGGTGGGTGCGGACGGTGCTGACCGCCCTCGGGGTGGGCGCCGGGGTGACGCTGCTGCTGCTCGCCGCGTCCGTACCGAGCGTCCTCGACGGGCGCGACGCCCGCCATCAGGCCCGTGACCTGACCTCCAGCGAGTCCGACGCGCCCCGCTCGGACCGCTCCTTCCTCTACGCGGCCACCTCCACGCTCTTCCACGACCGGCCCGTGCGCGGGATGCTCCTGCGTCCCGACGGCGCCGGCGCGCCCGCACCGCCCGGGGTGGACGCGGTGCCCGGGCCCGGGAAGATGGTGGTGTCACCGGCCCTCGGCCGGCTGCTGGCCTCGCCTGAGGGCGCGCTGCTGAAGGCGCGCCTGCCGTACGACGCCGGGGGCGGGATCGGCGAGGAGGGGCTGGTCGGGCCCGGGGAGCTGGTCTATTACGCGTACGGCGGCGACCTCACCGCCGCGACGGCGGACGGACGCGCCGCCGCCTTCGGCCACAACGTCGGGGCCGACCGGCCCTCCAGCGCCTTCCTGTTGCTGCTGATCGTGGTGGCGTGCGTGGTGCTGCTGCTGCCGGTGCTCGTCTTCGTCGCCACCGCCGCCCGGTTCGGCGGCGAGCAGCGCGACCGCAGGCTGGCCGCGCTGCGGCTGGTCGGCGCGGACGTGGCGACGACCCGGCGGATCGCCGCGGGCGAGTCGCTCGAGGGTGCGCTGATGGGGCTGCTGGTGGGGGCCGGGCTGTTCGCCGTGGCGCGGCTGTTCGCGGGGCGGGTGACCGTGTGGGACGTCAACGCGTTCCCGGCGGACGTCACTCCGGTGCCCGCACTGGCGGCGCTGGTGGGCGTGGTGGTGCCGCTGTGCGCGGTGGTGGTGACGCTGGTGGCCCTGCGCGGTGTGGTGATCGAACCGCTGGGGGTCGCGCGGCAGTCGACGCCCCGGCCGCGCCGGGTGTGGTGGCGGCTGCTGCTGGTGGTCGCCGGTCTGGCGCTGCTCCTGGCGGCGGGGCCGGTGACGTTCGCGGAGACGTCGCTGGACGTGGCGCCGGTCGCGGCGGGGGCGCTGCTGGCGCTGACCGGGGTGACGACGCTGCTGCCGTGGCTGACCGAGACGGTGGTGCGGTGGCTGCGGGGCGGCCCGGTGCCGTGGCAGCTGGCGGTGCGCCGGCTCCAGATGGGCAGCGGCACCGCGGCCAGGGCGGTCAGCGGCATCGTGGTCGCGGCGGCCGGGGCGATCGCGCTCCAGATGCTGTTCGGCGCGGTGCAGAGCGACTTCATGCGGCCGACGAACATGGACGAGGCGCGCGCGCAGCTCAGCCTGCGCGGCCACGGGAACGGGGCGGACGAACCGCGTGAGCTGATCCGCGAGCTGTCGGCGGCGAAGGGCGTCACCGGGGTGAGCGCGATCCTGGAGACGTCGGTACGGCGCCCCGGTCCGGTCCGCGCGGGCGAGGACTTCGCCCCCTCCACCTCGCTCACGGTCGCCGACTGCCCGTCGCTGCGGGAACTGGCCCACCTGCCCTCGTGCCGGGACGGCGACGTGTTCATCGCGCGGGCGCCCGGCGGGGACGGCCCGGACGACGCCTACCTGGCCGAGACGGCCCGTCCGGGGGCCACGGTCGACCTCCGCGGGGAGGGCGGGACGCCGCTGCTGTGGCGCGTTCCGGGCGACGCCCGCACGGTGGACGGACGGCGCGACCCCATGGGCTGGGGGGCGTTCGGCGTTCTCGCCACCCCGTCGGCGATCGACGCCCGGACGCTGGACCGGCCGACCCTGGCCGCGTGGGCGGTCCTGGACCCGGCCGTGCCGGACGCGGCCGAGCACGCCCGCAACGCCGCCGCCGGGATCAGCCCGCTCATCCAGGTGGACACGATCCAGAACATGGAGCGGGACCAGCGCTTCACCAGTGTCCGCCAGGGCGTGTTCGCGTGCGCCACGCTCACGATGGCGCTGGTCGCGGTCTCCCTGCTGGTGTCGATGGTGGAGCAGCTGCGCGACCGCAGGCGGCTGCTGTCGGTGCTGGTCGCCTTCGGTACGCGGCGCTCGACGCTGGCCTGGTCGGTGCTGTGGCAGACCGCCGTACCGGTCGCGCTGGGCATGGTCCTGGCGGTCGCGGGCGGGCTGGGACTGGGCTGCCTGCTGCTGCGGATGATCGGCAAGAGCGTGACCGACTGGGGGGTCTTCTGGCCGGTCACCGGGGTCGGCGCGGCGCTGATCATGGCGGTGACCCTGCTGAGCCTGCCACCGCTGTGGCGGATGATGCGCCCGGACGGCCTGCGTACGGAGTGA
- a CDS encoding PadR family transcriptional regulator, with protein sequence MSIGHALLGILESGPRHGYDLKRAFDARFGQDRPLHYGQVYSTMSRLLKHGLVEVEGIEPGEGPERKRYAITEAGVTDVERWLTQAEKPEPYLQSTLYTKVVLALLTGRSATELLDTQRAEHLRLMRELTRRKKDGDLADQLICDHALFHLEADLRWLELTAARLGQLAEAVGGTAR encoded by the coding sequence ATGTCCATCGGTCACGCCCTCCTCGGCATCCTGGAATCCGGCCCCCGGCACGGCTACGACCTCAAGCGGGCCTTCGACGCGAGGTTCGGCCAGGACCGGCCCCTGCACTACGGGCAGGTCTACTCGACCATGTCCCGGCTGCTGAAGCACGGCCTCGTGGAGGTCGAGGGCATCGAACCCGGCGAAGGCCCCGAGCGGAAGCGGTACGCGATCACCGAGGCGGGCGTCACCGACGTCGAGCGGTGGCTGACCCAGGCCGAGAAGCCCGAGCCGTACCTCCAGTCGACGCTCTACACCAAGGTCGTCCTCGCCCTGCTCACCGGCCGCAGCGCCACCGAGCTGCTCGACACGCAGCGCGCCGAGCACCTGCGGCTGATGCGCGAGCTGACCCGGCGCAAGAAGGACGGCGACCTCGCCGACCAGCTGATCTGCGACCACGCCCTGTTCCACCTGGAGGCCGACCTCCGCTGGCTGGAGCTGACCGCCGCCCGGCTCGGGCAGCTCGCCGAAGCGGTCGGCGGGACCGCGCGATGA